A stretch of the Pseudomonas sp. ACM7 genome encodes the following:
- a CDS encoding AGE family epimerase/isomerase, translated as MDTFQPAFSSWLNAPAHQQWLAAEGLRLLAFAKASKLAEGFGNLDEKGCLPANAHAETMNTARMTHSFAMAHIQGLPGFAGLVDHGVKALSGPLRDAEHGGWFAAPEHRDGNTGKAAYLHAFVALAASSAVVAQRPGAQALLDDAIDIIDAHFWSEEEGAMRESFNRDWSEEESYRGANSNMHATEAFLALADVTDDNRWLCRAQRIVERVIHGHAAANDYLVVEHFDRDWQPLREYNHDNPADGFRPYGTTPGHGFEWSRLMLHLEAARVKAGMLTPGWLATDAQKLFDHNCRHGWDVDGAPGIVYTLDWDNRAVVRHRLHWTHCEASAAASALLKRTGDAQYESWYRLFWEFCDSHFIDRESGSWHHELDPQNRPSADIWAGKPDLYHAWQAVQIPRLPLAPSMATALAQLSQSAPV; from the coding sequence ATGGACACCTTCCAACCCGCTTTCAGCAGTTGGCTGAACGCACCCGCCCATCAGCAATGGCTCGCCGCCGAAGGCCTGCGCCTGCTGGCGTTTGCCAAAGCTTCGAAGCTTGCCGAAGGCTTCGGCAATCTCGATGAAAAGGGCTGCCTCCCGGCCAACGCCCACGCCGAAACCATGAACACCGCGCGCATGACCCACAGCTTCGCCATGGCCCACATTCAGGGCTTGCCGGGTTTTGCGGGGCTGGTGGATCACGGCGTCAAAGCCCTCAGCGGCCCATTGCGTGACGCCGAACACGGTGGCTGGTTCGCTGCCCCCGAACATCGCGACGGCAACACCGGCAAGGCGGCTTACCTGCACGCCTTCGTCGCGCTGGCCGCCAGTTCTGCGGTTGTCGCTCAGCGTCCCGGCGCGCAGGCCTTGCTCGACGATGCCATCGACATCATCGACGCGCATTTCTGGAGCGAGGAGGAGGGCGCGATGCGCGAATCCTTCAACCGCGACTGGAGTGAAGAGGAAAGCTATCGCGGCGCCAACAGCAACATGCACGCCACCGAAGCCTTTCTCGCGTTGGCTGATGTCACCGACGACAACCGTTGGCTGTGCCGCGCCCAGCGCATTGTCGAGCGCGTCATCCACGGTCACGCCGCTGCCAACGATTATCTGGTGGTCGAGCATTTCGACCGCGACTGGCAACCCTTGCGCGAATACAACCACGACAACCCGGCCGATGGTTTTCGCCCCTACGGCACCACGCCGGGCCACGGTTTCGAATGGTCCCGGTTGATGCTGCATCTTGAAGCGGCGCGGGTTAAGGCCGGGATGCTGACGCCGGGCTGGCTCGCCACCGACGCGCAAAAACTCTTCGACCACAACTGCCGTCACGGGTGGGATGTCGACGGGGCGCCGGGGATTGTTTACACCCTCGACTGGGACAATCGCGCCGTGGTTCGCCATCGCCTGCACTGGACCCATTGCGAAGCCAGCGCCGCCGCCAGTGCGCTGCTTAAACGCACAGGCGATGCGCAGTACGAAAGCTGGTACCGACTATTTTGGGAATTCTGCGACAGCCATTTCATCGACCGCGAAAGCGGCAGCTGGCACCACGAACTCGATCCGCAGAATCGCCCGAGCGCTGATATCTGGGCCGGTAAACCCGACCTTTATCACGCCTGGCAAGCCGTACAGATCCCGCGATTGCCTCTGGCGCCGAGTATGGCGACTGCCTTGGCACAGCTATCCCAGAGCGCTCCTGTGTAA
- a CDS encoding D-hexose-6-phosphate mutarotase, with protein MHEHPLQRFFKSLRERPVFAWERYQKRDVLVIDHPLCQAVFSRQGAQLLHFQPKGQKPWLWCAAKWPQVGAIRGGVPVCWPWYGRHPSENAWPSHGWARLIDWKLLDSSTDDDGVRLHWQLQLCDWQVDLHAHLGERMELRLSTEHQDSLPCQLSQALHAYWRIGDVGEVALSGLDGAQGYDQLNRQICHQEGELRVEGGCQRVFQHDGELQLKDHAWQRELCIDTGDHADTVVWHPGSRPLLGVSWNEISEFVCVEAASGGTDSLSLAPGERAHLSLQARVGA; from the coding sequence ATGCATGAGCATCCGCTACAACGCTTCTTCAAATCCTTGCGCGAACGTCCGGTGTTCGCGTGGGAGCGCTATCAGAAGCGCGACGTGCTGGTGATCGACCATCCACTGTGTCAGGCGGTGTTCAGTCGGCAGGGTGCGCAGTTGCTGCACTTCCAGCCAAAGGGCCAGAAACCCTGGCTTTGGTGCGCGGCGAAGTGGCCGCAGGTCGGCGCGATTCGTGGTGGCGTTCCGGTGTGCTGGCCGTGGTATGGCCGTCATCCGAGCGAAAATGCCTGGCCGTCCCATGGCTGGGCACGGTTGATCGACTGGAAGCTGCTGGACAGCAGCACTGATGACGATGGCGTGCGCTTGCACTGGCAACTTCAGTTGTGTGACTGGCAAGTGGACCTGCACGCGCACTTGGGCGAACGCATGGAGTTGCGCCTGAGTACCGAGCATCAGGACAGCCTGCCGTGCCAATTGAGTCAGGCGTTGCATGCGTATTGGCGTATTGGCGATGTCGGTGAGGTAGCGCTGTCTGGCCTCGACGGGGCACAGGGTTACGACCAGTTGAACCGTCAGATTTGTCATCAGGAAGGCGAGTTGCGGGTAGAGGGTGGCTGTCAGCGGGTGTTCCAGCATGACGGCGAATTACAGCTCAAGGACCACGCCTGGCAGCGCGAGTTGTGCATCGATACCGGCGACCATGCGGACACGGTGGTTTGGCATCCGGGCTCGCGGCCGTTGCTGGGGGTGAGCTGGAATGAGATTTCGGAGTTTGTGTGTGTTGAAGCCGCGAGCGGCGGGACCGATAGCCTGAGCCTGGCGCCGGGGGAGAGGGCGCATTTGAGTTTGCAGGCGCGGGTCGGGGCGTAA
- a CDS encoding ABC transporter ATP-binding protein, with protein MATLELRNVNKTYGPGLPDTLKNIELSIKDGEFLILVGPSGCGKSTLMNCIAGLETITGGAIMIGDQDVSGMSPKDRDIAMVFQSYALYPTMSVRENIAFGLKIRKMPAADIEAEVARVAKLLQIEHLLNRKPGQLSGGQQQRVAMGRALARRPKIYLFDEPLSNLDAKLRVEMRTEMKLMHQRLKTTTVYVTHDQIEAMTLGDKVAVMKDGIIQQFGTPKDIYNNPANLFVASFIGSPPMNFIPLRLQRKEGRLVALLDSGQARCELPLGMQDAGLEDREVILGMRPEQIVLAGSEPNGLPIIRAEVQVTEPTGPDTLVFVNLNETKVCCRLAPDVAPAVGETLTLQFDPSKVLLFDAKTGERLGVAGQPKAESHSANVAQFKGR; from the coding sequence ATGGCTACGCTCGAACTTCGCAATGTAAACAAGACCTATGGCCCCGGCCTGCCGGACACCCTCAAGAACATCGAACTGTCGATCAAGGACGGTGAGTTCCTGATCCTGGTCGGACCTTCGGGTTGCGGCAAATCGACCCTGATGAATTGCATCGCCGGTCTGGAGACCATCACCGGCGGCGCGATCATGATCGGTGACCAGGACGTCAGCGGCATGAGCCCGAAAGACCGGGACATCGCCATGGTGTTCCAGTCCTACGCGCTGTACCCGACCATGAGCGTGCGCGAGAACATCGCCTTTGGCTTGAAGATCCGCAAAATGCCCGCCGCCGACATCGAAGCGGAAGTGGCGCGGGTAGCCAAGCTGCTGCAGATCGAACATTTGCTCAACCGCAAACCCGGCCAGCTCTCCGGTGGTCAGCAACAGCGCGTGGCGATGGGCCGTGCCTTGGCGCGGCGGCCGAAGATTTACCTGTTCGACGAACCGCTGTCCAACCTCGACGCCAAGCTGCGCGTCGAGATGCGCACTGAAATGAAACTGATGCACCAGCGCCTGAAAACCACCACGGTCTACGTGACCCACGACCAGATCGAAGCGATGACCCTGGGCGACAAAGTGGCGGTGATGAAGGACGGGATCATTCAGCAATTCGGCACGCCGAAAGACATCTACAACAACCCGGCCAACCTGTTCGTGGCGAGCTTCATCGGGTCGCCGCCGATGAACTTCATCCCCCTGCGTTTGCAGCGCAAGGAGGGTCGTCTGGTGGCGTTGCTTGATAGCGGTCAGGCGCGCTGCGAATTGCCGTTGGGCATGCAGGACGCCGGTCTTGAAGACCGCGAAGTGATCCTCGGCATGCGTCCTGAACAGATCGTTTTGGCGGGCAGCGAGCCGAATGGTTTGCCGATCATTCGCGCCGAAGTCCAGGTCACCGAGCCGACCGGTCCCGACACCCTGGTGTTCGTCAATCTCAACGAAACAAAAGTCTGCTGCCGTCTGGCGCCGGACGTTGCACCGGCCGTGGGCGAGACCCTGACCCTGCAATTCGATCCATCGAAAGTGCTGTTGTTCGATGCCAAGACCGGTGAGCGCCTGGGGGTGGCTGGTCAGCCAAAAGCCGAGAGCCACAGCGCCAACGTCGCCCAATTCAAAGGCAGATAA
- a CDS encoding carbohydrate ABC transporter permease, with product MTSFAAKPSISLSRIAIYGVLILAVFLYLIPLVVMLLTSFKTPEDINSGNLLSWPTVVSGIGWVKAWGTVDGYFWNSIKITVPAVMISTAIGALNGYVLSMWRFRGSQLFFGLLLFGCFLPFQTVLLPASFTLGKMGLASTTTGLVFVHVVYGLAFTTLFFRNYYVSVPDALVKAARLDGAGFFTIFRLIILPMSTPIIMVCLIWQFTQIWNDFLFGVVFSSGDSQPITVALNNLVNTSTGAKEYNVDMAAAMIAGLPTLLVYVVAGKYFVRGLTAGAVKG from the coding sequence ATGACTAGTTTCGCTGCCAAACCATCCATCAGCCTGAGTCGCATCGCCATCTACGGCGTGCTGATCCTGGCCGTATTCCTTTACCTGATACCGCTGGTGGTCATGCTGTTGACCAGTTTCAAGACGCCGGAAGACATCAACTCCGGCAACCTGCTGAGCTGGCCGACCGTTGTCAGCGGCATTGGCTGGGTCAAGGCCTGGGGCACTGTCGACGGGTATTTCTGGAACTCGATCAAGATCACCGTCCCGGCGGTGATGATCTCCACTGCCATCGGTGCGCTGAACGGCTACGTGCTGTCGATGTGGCGCTTCCGAGGCTCGCAACTGTTCTTCGGTTTGCTGCTGTTCGGTTGCTTCCTGCCGTTCCAGACCGTCCTGCTGCCGGCCTCGTTCACCCTCGGCAAGATGGGCCTGGCGAGCACCACCACGGGCCTGGTGTTCGTGCACGTGGTCTACGGCCTGGCGTTCACCACGCTGTTCTTCCGTAACTACTATGTCAGCGTTCCCGATGCGCTGGTGAAGGCGGCGCGGCTGGATGGCGCGGGTTTCTTCACCATCTTCCGCTTGATCATCCTGCCGATGTCCACCCCGATCATCATGGTCTGCCTGATCTGGCAGTTCACCCAGATCTGGAACGACTTCCTGTTCGGCGTGGTGTTCTCCAGCGGTGACTCGCAACCCATTACGGTGGCGTTGAACAACTTGGTCAACACCAGTACCGGGGCCAAGGAATACAACGTTGATATGGCGGCGGCGATGATCGCCGGGCTGCCGACCCTGCTGGTCTATGTGGTCGCAGGCAAGTATTTCGTGCGCGGGCTGACGGCCGGCGCAGTCAAGGGGTAA
- a CDS encoding carbohydrate porin: MKKNNNAQLICQLSAIAAMMLAGSVHAADAFSADSEWMTGDWGGERTKLIEQGIDIKMDYVGEVGGNLHGGFNDDKTARYADQFGLGVALDLQKLWGWDNTQAKIQFTNRNGQNISNDRVGDPRAGTLSSSQEVYGRGHMVRLTQLWVKHQFLDGKLDVKAGYFGEGEDFNTFPCEFQNLAFCGSQAGNWATNIWYNWPVMQAAVRVKYNISPEFYAQIGAYNQNPSQLEHGNGFKLSGSGTAGTVLPVELVWLPNPNNLPGEYRVGYYKSTANADDVRKDENGNDAATSGNAYRSHDSKHGYWFVAQQQLTSHNGDASRGLNVAANATFHDKDTNFVDNYQSLMFVYKGPFDARPKDDVGIGFARIHVNDDVKKNAELVNASNGVTEYEDPLFSPLRTTEYNYEINYGFHVTNWLTVRPNLQYITHPGGVDEVDNALVAGLKIQSVF, encoded by the coding sequence ATGAAGAAGAACAACAACGCTCAGCTTATCTGCCAGTTGTCAGCCATTGCGGCAATGATGTTGGCCGGTAGCGTGCACGCGGCTGACGCGTTCAGCGCCGATTCCGAATGGATGACCGGTGATTGGGGTGGCGAGCGGACCAAGCTGATCGAGCAGGGTATCGACATCAAGATGGACTACGTCGGTGAAGTGGGCGGCAACCTCCACGGCGGGTTTAATGATGACAAGACCGCGCGTTACGCCGACCAGTTTGGTCTGGGCGTGGCGCTGGACCTGCAAAAACTGTGGGGCTGGGATAACACCCAGGCCAAGATCCAGTTCACCAACCGTAACGGTCAGAACATCTCCAATGACCGTGTCGGCGACCCGCGTGCCGGCACCTTGAGTTCGTCCCAGGAAGTCTACGGCCGTGGCCATATGGTCCGTCTGACCCAGTTGTGGGTCAAGCACCAGTTCCTCGACGGCAAACTGGACGTCAAAGCCGGTTACTTCGGCGAAGGCGAAGACTTCAACACCTTCCCGTGCGAATTCCAGAACCTGGCGTTCTGCGGTTCCCAGGCGGGTAACTGGGCCACCAACATCTGGTACAACTGGCCGGTCATGCAGGCTGCTGTGCGTGTGAAGTACAACATCTCGCCTGAGTTCTATGCGCAGATCGGTGCTTACAACCAGAACCCGTCGCAACTGGAACACGGTAACGGCTTCAAGCTCAGCGGCAGTGGTACTGCGGGCACTGTGTTGCCGGTCGAGTTGGTCTGGCTGCCTAACCCTAACAACCTGCCGGGCGAATACCGTGTCGGTTACTACAAAAGCACGGCCAATGCCGATGACGTCCGAAAGGATGAAAACGGCAATGATGCTGCAACCAGCGGTAACGCCTATCGCAGCCACGATAGCAAACACGGCTACTGGTTCGTTGCGCAGCAACAACTCACCAGCCACAACGGTGACGCGTCCCGCGGTCTGAACGTTGCCGCCAACGCCACTTTTCACGACAAGGACACCAACTTCGTCGACAACTACCAGTCGTTGATGTTTGTGTACAAAGGCCCGTTCGACGCACGTCCAAAAGATGACGTCGGAATCGGTTTCGCCCGTATCCATGTCAACGATGACGTGAAGAAAAACGCTGAGTTGGTCAACGCCTCCAATGGTGTTACCGAGTACGAGGATCCACTGTTCTCGCCGCTGCGTACCACCGAGTACAACTACGAGATCAACTACGGCTTCCACGTTACCAACTGGCTGACCGTGCGCCCTAACCTGCAATACATCACTCACCCGGGCGGTGTTGATGAAGTCGACAACGCGCTGGTCGCCGGCCTGAAAATTCAGTCGGTGTTCTAA
- a CDS encoding ABC transporter substrate-binding protein produces MNAISRLATVISLASLLPVSAFPLSALAADSKGSVEVVHWWTSGGEKAAVDVLKAQVEKDGFTWKDGAVAGGGGATAMTVLKSRAVAGNPPGVAQIKGPDIQEWASTGLLDTDVLKDAAKTEKWDSLLDKKVSDTVKYEGDYVAVPVNIHRVNWLWINPEVFKKAGIEKAPTTLQEFYAAGDKLKAAGFIALAHGGQPWQDSTVFEAVVLSVMGVDGYKKALVDLDNAALTGPEMVKALTELKKVATYMDADGKGQDWNLEAAKVINGKAGMQIMGDWAKSEWTAAKKVAGKDYECVAFPGTDKAFTYNIDSLAVFKQKDKGTAAAQQDIAKVVLGENFQKVFSINKGSIPVRIDMLNDMGKYGFDSCAQTAAKDFLADAKSGGLQPSMAHNMATTLAVQGAFFDVVTNFINDPKADPAVAAKQLGTAVKAAK; encoded by the coding sequence ATGAATGCGATTTCTCGCCTCGCTACTGTCATTTCTCTCGCCTCACTGCTTCCGGTGTCTGCATTCCCGCTGAGTGCGCTTGCCGCCGATTCCAAAGGTTCGGTGGAAGTCGTTCACTGGTGGACCTCTGGTGGTGAAAAGGCCGCGGTCGATGTTCTGAAGGCCCAAGTCGAAAAAGACGGCTTTACCTGGAAGGACGGCGCAGTCGCCGGTGGCGGCGGTGCTACGGCCATGACCGTACTCAAAAGCCGCGCCGTTGCCGGTAACCCGCCGGGCGTAGCGCAGATCAAAGGCCCGGACATCCAGGAATGGGCGTCTACCGGTCTGCTCGACACCGACGTCTTGAAAGACGCTGCCAAAACAGAGAAGTGGGACAGCCTGCTCGACAAGAAAGTCTCCGATACCGTGAAGTACGAGGGTGACTACGTGGCCGTGCCGGTGAACATTCACCGTGTCAACTGGCTGTGGATCAACCCGGAAGTCTTCAAGAAAGCCGGCATCGAAAAAGCGCCAACCACCCTTCAGGAATTCTACGCGGCCGGTGACAAGCTCAAGGCTGCGGGCTTCATTGCGCTTGCCCACGGCGGCCAGCCTTGGCAGGACAGCACCGTGTTCGAAGCGGTGGTCCTTTCGGTCATGGGCGTCGACGGCTACAAGAAAGCCCTGGTCGACCTGGACAACGCTGCACTGACCGGCCCTGAAATGGTCAAGGCGTTGACCGAGCTGAAGAAAGTCGCGACCTACATGGACGCCGACGGCAAAGGCCAGGACTGGAACCTGGAAGCAGCCAAGGTCATCAACGGCAAGGCCGGCATGCAGATCATGGGTGACTGGGCCAAGAGCGAGTGGACAGCGGCCAAGAAAGTCGCCGGCAAGGACTACGAGTGCGTAGCCTTCCCGGGCACCGACAAGGCCTTCACCTACAACATCGACTCCCTGGCCGTGTTCAAGCAGAAAGACAAGGGCACTGCTGCCGCTCAGCAGGACATTGCCAAGGTCGTGCTCGGTGAGAACTTCCAGAAAGTCTTCAGCATCAACAAGGGCTCGATTCCGGTTCGAATCGACATGCTGAACGACATGGGCAAGTACGGTTTCGACTCTTGCGCCCAGACCGCTGCCAAGGACTTCCTGGCGGACGCCAAGTCCGGCGGCCTGCAGCCGAGCATGGCGCACAACATGGCGACCACGCTGGCGGTACAAGGTGCGTTCTTTGATGTCGTGACCAACTTCATCAACGATCCGAAAGCCGATCCTGCCGTTGCCGCCAAGCAGCTCGGCACGGCCGTCAAAGCTGCCAAGTAA
- the zwf gene encoding glucose-6-phosphate dehydrogenase, whose amino-acid sequence MPSITVEPCTFALFGALGDLALRKLFPALYQLDGAGLLHEDTRIIALAREPGSEQQHLAFIASELRRYVGAKELDEAVVERFLARLSYLHVDFLKADDYVALAEMAGSAQRVIAYFATPAAVYGAICENLSKVGLTENTRVVLEKPIGSDLESSRKVNDAVAQFFPENRTYRIDHYLGKETVQNLIALRFANSLFETQWNQNYISHVEITVAEKVGIEGRWGYFDKAGQLRDMIQNHLLQLLCLIAMDPPADLSADSIRDEKVKVLKALAPISPEGLTTQVVRGQYIAGYSEGKPVPGYLEEPNSNTQSDTETFVALRADIRNWRWAGVPFYLRTGKRMPQKLSQIVIHFKEPSHYIFAPEQRLQISNKLIIRLQPDEGISLRVMTKEQGLDKGMQLRSGPLQLNFSDTYRSARIPDAYERLLLEVMRGNQNLFVRKDEIEAAWKWCDQLIAGWKKSGDAPKPYAAGSWGPMSSIALITRDGRSWYGDI is encoded by the coding sequence ATGCCTTCGATTACGGTTGAACCGTGCACCTTTGCCTTGTTCGGCGCCCTCGGCGATCTGGCCCTGCGCAAGCTGTTTCCTGCCCTTTATCAGCTCGATGGCGCAGGCCTGTTGCACGAGGACACGCGAATTATCGCGCTGGCCCGTGAGCCTGGCAGCGAGCAGCAACATTTGGCGTTCATCGCCTCCGAGCTGCGCCGCTACGTCGGCGCCAAAGAGCTGGACGAAGCTGTGGTGGAACGCTTCCTGGCCCGCCTGAGTTATCTGCACGTCGACTTCCTCAAGGCTGACGATTACGTCGCCCTGGCCGAAATGGCTGGCAGCGCCCAGCGGGTGATTGCCTACTTCGCGACACCGGCCGCCGTTTACGGCGCGATCTGCGAGAACCTGTCGAAGGTCGGCCTGACCGAAAACACCCGCGTGGTGCTGGAAAAACCCATCGGTTCGGACCTGGAATCCTCGCGCAAGGTTAACGACGCCGTGGCGCAGTTCTTCCCGGAGAACCGCACCTACCGCATCGACCACTACCTGGGCAAAGAAACCGTCCAGAACCTGATCGCCCTGCGTTTCGCCAACAGCCTGTTCGAAACCCAGTGGAACCAGAACTATATCTCCCACGTGGAAATCACCGTGGCCGAGAAGGTCGGGATCGAAGGTCGCTGGGGTTACTTCGACAAGGCCGGCCAGCTGCGGGACATGATCCAGAATCACCTGCTGCAACTGCTCTGCCTGATCGCCATGGACCCGCCGGCCGACCTGTCCGCCGACAGCATCCGTGACGAGAAAGTCAAAGTGCTCAAGGCGCTGGCGCCGATCAGCCCGGAAGGGCTGACCACTCAGGTCGTGCGCGGCCAGTACATCGCCGGCTACAGCGAAGGAAAACCGGTCCCCGGTTACCTGGAAGAGCCTAACTCCAACACCCAGAGCGACACCGAAACCTTCGTTGCGCTGCGTGCCGATATCCGCAACTGGCGTTGGGCCGGCGTGCCGTTTTACCTGCGTACCGGCAAGCGCATGCCGCAGAAGCTGTCGCAGATCGTCATCCACTTCAAGGAACCGTCCCACTACATCTTTGCTCCCGAGCAGCGCCTGCAAATCAGCAACAAGCTGATTATCCGCCTGCAACCGGACGAAGGCATTTCCTTGCGCGTGATGACCAAAGAACAAGGCCTGGACAAGGGCATGCAGCTGCGCAGCGGTCCGTTGCAGCTGAATTTTTCCGACACTTATCGCAGCGCACGGATTCCCGATGCCTACGAGCGGTTGTTGCTGGAAGTGATGCGCGGCAATCAGAACCTGTTTGTCCGTAAAGATGAAATCGAAGCCGCGTGGAAGTGGTGTGACCAGCTGATCGCCGGGTGGAAAAAATCCGGTGATGCGCCCAAGCCGTACGCGGCCGGGTCCTGGGGGCCGATGAGCTCCATTGCATTGATCACGCGGGATGGGAGGTCGTGGTATGGCGATATCTGA
- a CDS encoding MurR/RpiR family transcriptional regulator: protein MRNLLEQIQNRLEDLNKAERKVAEVILLNPQQATRFSIAALAQASKVSEPTVNRFCRSFGVSGYPELKLQLAQSLASGAAYVSRAVEADDNPEAYTTKIFGSAIASLDSALQALDPNLISRAVDLLIQARQIHFFGLGASAPVALDAQHKFFRFNLAVTAHADVLMQRMIASVAHTGELFVIISYTGRTRELVEVARIARENGASVLGLTAEGSPLAKASTLSLNIPLPEDTDIYMPMTSRIIQLTVLDVLATGMTLRRGVDFQPHLRKIKESLNASRYPIGDEFN, encoded by the coding sequence GTGCGAAATTTACTGGAACAGATCCAGAATCGCCTTGAAGACCTGAACAAGGCAGAACGCAAAGTCGCCGAAGTGATCCTGCTCAACCCGCAGCAGGCCACCCGGTTCAGCATCGCCGCGCTCGCCCAGGCCTCAAAGGTCAGCGAGCCGACGGTCAACCGTTTCTGCCGTTCGTTCGGCGTCAGCGGCTACCCGGAACTCAAGCTTCAATTGGCCCAGAGCCTGGCCAGTGGCGCGGCATATGTCAGCCGTGCGGTCGAGGCCGACGACAATCCGGAGGCGTACACCACGAAGATTTTCGGCAGCGCCATCGCCTCGCTGGACAGTGCCTTGCAGGCGCTTGACCCGAACCTGATCAGCCGCGCTGTCGACCTGTTGATCCAGGCCCGGCAGATCCACTTCTTCGGCCTCGGCGCCTCGGCCCCGGTGGCGCTGGATGCGCAGCACAAGTTCTTCCGCTTCAACCTGGCGGTCACCGCCCACGCGGACGTGCTGATGCAGCGCATGATTGCGTCGGTGGCGCACACCGGCGAGTTGTTCGTGATCATTTCCTACACCGGCCGTACCCGCGAACTGGTGGAAGTGGCGCGTATTGCCCGGGAAAACGGTGCTTCGGTACTGGGCCTGACGGCCGAGGGCTCGCCACTGGCCAAGGCCAGCACGTTGAGCCTGAACATTCCGCTGCCGGAAGACACCGACATCTATATGCCGATGACGTCGCGGATCATTCAGTTGACCGTGCTGGATGTGCTGGCGACCGGCATGACTTTGCGCCGCGGTGTGGATTTCCAGCCGCATTTGCGCAAGATCAAGGAAAGTCTGAATGCCAGTCGGTATCCGATTGGGGATGAGTTTAATTAA
- a CDS encoding carbohydrate ABC transporter permease, whose product MSSVAVFSKASPFDALQRWLPKLVLAPSMFIVLVGFYGYILWTFVLSFTTSTFLPTYKWAGLAQYERLFDNDRWWVASKNLAVFGGMFIGITLVIGVLLAVFLDQRIRREGFIRTIYLYPMALSMIVTGTAWKWLLNPGMGLDKLLRDWGWEGFRLDWLIDPDRVVYCLVIAAVWQASGFIMAMFLAGLRGVDQSIIRAAQIDGASMPRIYLKVVLPSLRPVFFSAVMILAHIAIKSFDLVAAMTAGGPGYSSDLPAMFMYSFTFSRGQMGMGSASAILMLGAILAIIVPYLYSELRTKRHD is encoded by the coding sequence ATGAGTTCTGTTGCTGTGTTCAGCAAGGCCTCGCCGTTCGATGCACTGCAGCGCTGGCTCCCCAAACTGGTGCTGGCGCCCAGCATGTTCATCGTCCTGGTGGGTTTCTATGGCTATATCCTTTGGACGTTTGTCCTGTCGTTCACCACGTCGACCTTCCTGCCGACTTACAAATGGGCGGGCCTGGCGCAATACGAGCGGCTGTTCGACAACGACCGTTGGTGGGTAGCGAGCAAGAACCTGGCGGTTTTCGGTGGCATGTTCATCGGCATCACCCTGGTGATCGGTGTGCTGCTGGCGGTGTTTCTAGACCAGCGCATTCGTCGCGAAGGTTTCATTCGCACCATTTACCTGTACCCGATGGCGCTCTCGATGATCGTCACCGGCACCGCCTGGAAGTGGTTGCTCAACCCGGGCATGGGCCTGGACAAATTGCTGCGTGACTGGGGCTGGGAAGGCTTTCGCCTGGACTGGCTGATTGACCCGGACCGCGTGGTGTATTGCCTGGTGATCGCTGCGGTATGGCAAGCCTCGGGCTTTATCATGGCGATGTTCCTCGCCGGCCTGCGTGGCGTTGATCAATCGATCATCCGTGCCGCCCAGATCGATGGCGCGAGCATGCCGCGGATTTACCTGAAAGTGGTGTTGCCCAGCCTGCGTCCGGTGTTCTTCAGTGCGGTGATGATCCTGGCCCACATCGCGATCAAGAGTTTCGACCTGGTGGCGGCAATGACCGCCGGTGGCCCGGGTTACTCCTCCGACTTGCCTGCGATGTTCATGTATTCCTTCACCTTCAGTCGCGGCCAGATGGGCATGGGCTCGGCCAGTGCGATTCTGATGCTCGGTGCGATTCTCGCAATCATCGTGCCTTACCTGTACTCCGAGCTGAGGACCAAGCGTCATGACTAG